A genomic window from Streptomyces sp. 846.5 includes:
- a CDS encoding molybdopterin-dependent oxidoreductase, with product MRLTVNGEESDLPVRPGQCLRTHLRERGWFGVKKGCDAGDCGACTVHVDGEPVHSCLYPAFRAEGRSVTTVEGLARPGGELHPVQQRFLDAQGFQCGFCTAGYLMTAAALDDELRADLPRAFKGNLCRCTGYRAIEDAVRGRCNVEEPEAGEAVGRGLAAPAGPEVVTGAARYTFDLEVEGLLHLKLLRSPHPHARIRSIDTAAALRVPGVVAVFTHEDAPERLFSTARHEHPDEDPYDTRVLDDTVRHVGQRVAAVLAESEAAAEEGCRRIEVAYELLPFVVDPELAMAPDAPVIHPVSGSTVNAVGEVHGEVGDVAAGFARAAVVYEEEFSTQRVQHASLETHGAVAWFEEDGRLVVRSSTQTPFLTRRALCTLFDLPEDRLRVLAGRVGGGFGGKQEMLVEDIVVLAALRTGRPVKLEYTRTEQFTSATTRHPFTVRVRAGASADGELTALQVRVVSDTGAYGNHGPAVLFHGCGESLSVYRCPNKKADGFAVYTNTVPAGAFRGYGLGQVVFAMEQVMDELARRLGIDPLEFRARNVIGPGEPMVTAGGEEEDLQIASYGLDQCLDIVRTAAAEPVGGSELPGDGWLVGEGAALAMIATSPPGGHFADATLSLLPDGRYDLAVGTAEFGNGTTTVHKQIASGALGTVAERITVRQSDTDVVRHDTGAFGSTGTVVAGKAVLQAAGGLAEALLAFAAEHTGNPLSDCRLEADSVRCGSSRRLALKDLHAAMVAAGRETSAAGHWGGSPRSVAFNAQWFRVAVHPDTGELRILRSVHAADAGRVMNPMQCRGQVEGGIAQALGAALWEEARIDERGAVETASFRRYHLPAFADVPRTEVHFMQTSDAIGPLGAKSMSESPFNPVAPALANALRDATGVRFTRLPLTRDRIWRRLAEAGVTAESAQSAEPATEGRSGGVQ from the coding sequence ATGCGGCTGACCGTCAACGGCGAGGAGTCCGACCTGCCGGTGCGTCCGGGCCAGTGCCTGCGCACGCATCTGCGCGAGCGCGGCTGGTTCGGCGTCAAGAAGGGCTGCGACGCCGGCGACTGCGGCGCCTGCACGGTCCATGTCGACGGCGAGCCGGTGCACAGCTGCCTCTACCCGGCCTTCCGGGCCGAGGGCCGCTCCGTCACCACGGTGGAGGGCCTGGCCAGGCCGGGCGGCGAGCTGCACCCGGTGCAGCAGCGGTTCCTGGACGCCCAGGGCTTCCAGTGCGGCTTCTGCACGGCCGGCTATCTGATGACCGCCGCCGCCCTGGACGACGAGCTGCGGGCCGACCTGCCCCGCGCCTTCAAGGGCAACCTGTGCCGCTGCACCGGCTACCGGGCCATCGAGGACGCCGTCCGCGGCCGCTGCAACGTCGAGGAACCGGAGGCCGGCGAGGCGGTCGGCCGCGGTCTGGCCGCGCCGGCCGGACCGGAGGTGGTCACCGGCGCCGCCCGCTACACCTTCGACCTGGAGGTCGAGGGCCTGCTGCACCTGAAGCTGCTGCGGTCACCGCATCCGCACGCCAGGATCCGCTCCATCGACACCGCCGCCGCGCTGCGCGTCCCGGGCGTGGTCGCGGTGTTCACCCACGAGGACGCCCCGGAGCGGCTGTTCTCCACCGCCCGGCACGAGCACCCGGACGAGGACCCCTACGACACCCGGGTCCTCGACGACACCGTCCGCCACGTCGGCCAGCGGGTCGCCGCCGTGCTGGCCGAGAGCGAGGCCGCCGCGGAGGAGGGCTGCCGGCGGATCGAGGTCGCCTACGAGCTGCTGCCGTTCGTGGTCGACCCCGAACTGGCGATGGCGCCGGACGCGCCCGTGATCCACCCGGTGTCCGGAAGCACCGTGAACGCCGTCGGCGAGGTGCACGGCGAGGTCGGCGACGTCGCGGCCGGGTTCGCGCGGGCGGCCGTGGTCTACGAGGAGGAGTTCAGCACCCAACGGGTGCAGCACGCCAGCCTGGAGACCCATGGCGCGGTCGCCTGGTTCGAGGAGGACGGGCGGCTGGTGGTCCGCTCCAGCACGCAGACCCCCTTCCTGACCCGGCGCGCCCTGTGCACCCTGTTCGACCTGCCCGAGGACCGGCTGCGGGTGCTGGCCGGACGGGTCGGCGGAGGCTTCGGCGGCAAACAGGAGATGCTGGTCGAGGACATCGTGGTGCTGGCCGCGCTGCGGACCGGACGGCCCGTCAAGCTGGAGTACACCCGCACCGAGCAGTTCACCTCGGCGACCACCCGGCACCCCTTCACCGTCCGGGTCAGGGCGGGCGCCTCGGCGGACGGGGAGTTGACCGCCCTTCAGGTGCGGGTGGTGTCCGACACCGGCGCCTACGGCAACCACGGGCCTGCCGTGCTGTTCCACGGCTGCGGCGAGTCGCTGTCGGTCTACCGCTGCCCCAACAAGAAGGCCGACGGCTTCGCCGTCTACACCAACACCGTTCCGGCCGGGGCCTTCCGCGGCTACGGGCTGGGGCAGGTGGTGTTCGCCATGGAGCAGGTCATGGACGAGCTGGCACGCCGCCTGGGCATCGACCCGCTGGAGTTCCGGGCCCGCAATGTGATCGGCCCCGGCGAGCCGATGGTGACCGCGGGCGGCGAGGAGGAGGACCTGCAGATCGCGTCGTACGGCCTGGACCAGTGCCTGGACATCGTCCGCACGGCGGCGGCCGAGCCGGTGGGCGGGTCCGAACTCCCGGGCGACGGCTGGCTGGTCGGTGAGGGCGCGGCGCTGGCGATGATCGCTACGAGTCCACCCGGCGGCCACTTCGCCGACGCGACCCTGAGCCTGCTCCCCGACGGCCGCTACGACCTGGCCGTGGGCACCGCCGAGTTCGGCAACGGCACCACCACCGTGCACAAGCAGATCGCCTCGGGCGCGCTGGGCACCGTCGCCGAGCGGATCACCGTCCGCCAGTCCGACACCGACGTGGTGCGCCACGACACCGGCGCTTTCGGCTCCACCGGCACCGTGGTGGCCGGAAAGGCCGTGCTGCAGGCGGCCGGAGGGCTGGCCGAGGCGCTGCTGGCCTTCGCCGCGGAGCACACCGGCAACCCGCTCTCCGACTGCCGGCTGGAGGCGGACTCGGTCCGCTGCGGCAGCAGCCGGAGGCTGGCGCTCAAGGACCTGCACGCCGCCATGGTCGCGGCAGGGCGGGAGACCTCGGCGGCGGGCCACTGGGGCGGCAGCCCGCGCTCGGTCGCCTTCAACGCGCAATGGTTCCGGGTCGCCGTCCACCCGGACACCGGGGAGCTGCGGATCCTGCGCAGCGTCCACGCCGCCGACGCGGGCAGGGTGATGAACCCGATGCAGTGCCGGGGCCAGGTCGAGGGCGGCATCGCCCAGGCGCTGGGCGCCGCGCTGTGGGAGGAGGCACGGATCGACGAGCGCGGCGCGGTGGAGACCGCGTCCTTCCGCCGCTACCACCTGCCCGCCTTCGCCGACGTTCCGCGCACCGAGGTGCACTTCATGCAGACCTCGGACGCCATCGGTCCGCTGGGCGCCAAGTCGATGAGCGAGAGCCCGTTCAACCCGGTCGCCCCGGCGCTGGCCAACGCCCTGCGGGACGCCACCGGGGTCCGCTTCACCCGGCTGCCGCTGACCCGGGACCGGATCTGGCGGCGGCTCGCCGAGGCCGGGGTGACTGCTGAGTCCGCTCAGTCGGCCGAGCCCGCGACGGAGGGGCGCTCCGGCGGCGTGCAGTAG
- a CDS encoding alpha/beta hydrolase, which translates to MSIDTALPPQVELEAPPVVVSEHTLTFDGFRYVARVVRQGDSVTAPLLLLGGSSQDRFSWIRHQAALLPLCDVVTVDLPGYGDADQLPPRYGTDFLAAATRHMVDALGLGEVNLFGGCFGGSIALRFAQHYPELVERLVLVGMTTTVPPEYEQAATRWLGMLDEGRYEEMARELVSRFMAPPGSGTIRRQAAIGRLIHRQFLEQTPRQFEMAVADHNRRLMRHEWYRPEPVPAVPTLVFTGEHDSLTPPGMGRGVAAVLPGAVFTTVKDADHLVHMERIEEFTDLLAHFLTDCPIDALPYCTPPERPSVAGSAD; encoded by the coding sequence ATGTCCATCGACACCGCCCTGCCGCCGCAGGTCGAGCTGGAAGCGCCCCCGGTGGTGGTGTCCGAGCACACCCTGACCTTCGACGGCTTCCGCTACGTCGCCCGGGTCGTCCGGCAGGGCGACAGCGTCACGGCGCCGCTGCTGCTGCTCGGCGGCTCCTCCCAGGACCGGTTCTCCTGGATCCGGCACCAGGCCGCGCTGTTGCCGCTGTGCGACGTGGTGACCGTCGACCTCCCCGGCTACGGGGACGCCGACCAGCTGCCGCCCCGCTACGGCACCGACTTCCTGGCCGCCGCCACCCGGCACATGGTGGACGCCCTCGGCCTGGGCGAGGTGAACCTGTTCGGCGGCTGCTTCGGCGGATCCATCGCGCTGCGCTTCGCCCAGCACTACCCGGAGCTGGTGGAGCGCCTGGTGCTGGTCGGCATGACGACCACGGTCCCGCCCGAGTACGAGCAGGCGGCCACCCGCTGGCTCGGCATGCTGGACGAGGGCCGCTACGAGGAGATGGCCAGGGAGCTGGTGTCCCGCTTCATGGCCCCGCCGGGCAGTGGGACCATCCGCAGGCAGGCCGCGATCGGGCGGCTGATCCACCGCCAGTTCCTGGAGCAGACGCCCCGTCAGTTCGAGATGGCGGTGGCCGACCACAACCGCCGACTGATGCGCCACGAGTGGTACCGGCCCGAGCCGGTCCCCGCGGTGCCGACGCTGGTCTTCACCGGCGAGCACGACTCGCTGACCCCGCCCGGGATGGGACGCGGGGTCGCCGCCGTGCTCCCCGGCGCGGTGTTCACCACCGTCAAGGACGCCGACCACCTGGTGCACATGGAGCGCATCGAGGAGTTCACCGACCTGCTGGCGCACTTCCTGACGGACTGTCCGATCGATGCGCTGCCCTACTGCACGCCGCCGGAGCGCCCCTCCGTCGCGGGCTCGGCCGACTGA
- a CDS encoding aldo/keto reductase, which yields MTATAAGTWKLGDLTVNRIGFGTMRLTQYGAAFNTESVPSDRGRALSVLRRAVELGVNHIDTASFYFSRLRSANELVNSALAPYPDDLVITTKVGPGRDPHGDWTNPATRAQLRGQVEENLRQLGRDHLDVVNYRRQRPGSIAEHFGALAELREAGLIRHLGLSGVGPEHLAEAQAIAPVVCVQNRYGLGVGTPESDALLRSCGEQGIAFVPFFAIAGQGGERGAAGAAEDAEVLAVATAHGVSAPEIRLAWSLHQGPHVLAIPGTGNLAHLEANVAAGALRLSDDELARLDAVHRA from the coding sequence ATCACCGCGACGGCCGCCGGCACCTGGAAGCTGGGCGACCTCACAGTCAACCGGATCGGCTTCGGCACCATGCGTCTCACCCAGTACGGTGCGGCCTTCAACACCGAGTCGGTCCCCAGCGACCGCGGCCGGGCGCTGTCCGTGCTGCGCCGGGCGGTGGAGCTCGGGGTGAACCACATCGACACCGCCTCCTTCTACTTCTCCCGGCTGCGCTCCGCCAATGAGCTGGTCAACAGTGCGCTGGCGCCCTACCCGGACGACCTGGTGATCACCACCAAGGTCGGTCCCGGCCGGGACCCGCACGGCGACTGGACCAACCCGGCCACCCGGGCCCAGCTGCGCGGGCAGGTGGAGGAGAACCTGCGCCAGCTCGGCCGGGACCACCTCGACGTGGTCAACTACCGTCGGCAGCGGCCCGGTTCGATCGCCGAGCACTTCGGCGCACTGGCCGAGCTGCGCGAGGCGGGCCTGATCCGCCACCTCGGTCTGTCCGGCGTCGGCCCCGAGCATCTCGCCGAGGCCCAGGCCATCGCGCCGGTGGTCTGTGTGCAGAACAGGTACGGTCTCGGCGTGGGGACTCCGGAGAGCGACGCCCTTCTGCGTTCCTGCGGCGAGCAGGGCATCGCCTTCGTCCCGTTCTTCGCCATCGCCGGGCAGGGCGGTGAGCGCGGCGCGGCCGGCGCCGCCGAGGACGCCGAGGTCCTCGCCGTGGCGACCGCCCACGGCGTGTCGGCCCCCGAGATCCGGCTGGCCTGGTCGCTGCACCAGGGCCCGCACGTGCTGGCCATCCCGGGCACCGGCAACCTCGCGCATCTGGAGGCCAATGTGGCCGCAGGCGCCCTCCGGCTCTCCGACGACGAACTGGCCCGCCTCGACGCCGTCCACCGCGCCTGA
- a CDS encoding ATP-binding protein — MDDLVAEPGLVVLMCGIAGSGKSTYARALERRGFVRLSIDEAVWQRLGHDAAELAPEEYERLKATVEAEQWQELIRLVDSRQPVVVDYSFWSRARRDRYKALIESHGCSWELVHLKADPDTLRRRLALRNQQQGADSVTVSAELLERYLAGFEEPDGEGERVVVQN; from the coding sequence ATGGACGATCTCGTTGCGGAGCCCGGCCTCGTCGTCCTCATGTGCGGGATCGCAGGCTCCGGGAAGAGTACCTACGCCCGAGCCCTGGAGCGCCGCGGCTTCGTCCGGCTGTCAATCGACGAGGCGGTCTGGCAGCGCCTCGGCCACGACGCGGCGGAACTGGCCCCCGAGGAGTACGAGCGGCTCAAGGCCACCGTGGAGGCGGAGCAGTGGCAGGAGCTGATCCGCCTTGTCGACTCCCGCCAGCCCGTCGTCGTCGACTACAGCTTCTGGAGCCGGGCCCGCCGCGACCGCTACAAGGCCCTGATCGAGAGTCACGGCTGCAGCTGGGAGCTCGTCCACCTCAAGGCGGACCCGGACACCCTGCGGCGGCGCCTCGCACTTCGCAACCAGCAGCAGGGCGCCGACAGCGTCACCGTCTCCGCGGAGCTGCTGGAGCGCTACCTCGCCGGCTTCGAGGAGCCGGACGGCGAGGGCGAGCGCGTCGTCGTCCAGAACTGA
- a CDS encoding phosphodiesterase, with protein sequence MTATLSIAHLSDPHITTGPLGAGPAAGLQLALARVLALEPQPVAVVLSGDLVDQGRPEEYEELRHVIGRFPLPLHLVAGNHDSPDAMLAAFGGSGLLAAGDHGVHYAVEHERATVVVLDSNLPGKPNGLLGPEQLGWLDAVLGERPDVPAFVAVHHPPMAVGIPFLDGMRLEDGDALAEVVAGHPRVVRVLAGHVHRPITCAFAGSTLAVAPSTYRQSSLTMIDGAPMGYLDEPTGFLLHLLTADGGCATHTVQVSHAAALLGAF encoded by the coding sequence ATGACTGCCACGCTCTCCATCGCGCATCTCAGTGACCCGCACATCACCACAGGCCCCCTGGGCGCCGGTCCGGCCGCCGGCCTGCAACTGGCGCTCGCGCGGGTGCTGGCGCTGGAGCCGCAGCCGGTGGCGGTGGTGCTCAGCGGGGACCTGGTGGACCAGGGACGCCCCGAGGAGTACGAGGAGCTGCGGCACGTCATCGGACGCTTCCCGCTGCCCCTGCACCTGGTCGCGGGCAACCACGACAGCCCGGACGCCATGCTGGCCGCCTTCGGCGGGAGCGGGCTGCTCGCGGCCGGCGATCACGGGGTCCACTACGCGGTGGAGCACGAGCGGGCCACCGTGGTCGTGCTGGACTCCAACCTGCCGGGCAAGCCCAATGGCCTGCTCGGCCCGGAACAGCTCGGCTGGCTGGACGCGGTGCTCGGCGAGCGTCCGGACGTCCCGGCCTTCGTCGCCGTGCACCACCCGCCGATGGCGGTCGGCATCCCCTTCCTGGACGGGATGCGCCTGGAGGACGGCGACGCCCTCGCCGAGGTGGTCGCCGGCCACCCCCGGGTGGTCCGGGTCCTGGCCGGGCATGTGCACCGGCCGATCACCTGCGCCTTCGCCGGCAGCACGCTGGCGGTCGCACCCAGCACCTACCGCCAGAGCTCGCTCACGATGATCGACGGCGCCCCCATGGGCTATCTCGACGAACCGACCGGCTTTCTGCTGCACCTGCTCACCGCCGACGGCGGCTGCGCCACCCACACTGTCCAGGTCAGCCACGCGGCCGCGCTGCTCGGGGCGTTCTGA
- a CDS encoding Lrp/AsnC family transcriptional regulator: MLDAIDRGLIHALHIDGRAPYARIAAALGVSTQTVARRYRKLRGTIALRVVGLPDPHRAGQAQWLVRITAVPHQAQNVADALARRNDTSWVKLASGGTEIVAIIHTPTGATASSHSLLLRDIPRTASVTSVSAHYVLHTYFGGPTAWRGRTGALDEKQQELLRPAAPTPEGDAAITDADGPLLATLQHDGRAGNAELAAATGWTPAAVARRLAELRASGALFFDVELDVAVFGAGTQALLWMAVAPAQLERIATTLAGHEELAFVGATTGPTNLVAQALCPDPASLHRYLTHRLGALDAIHTLETAPVLRTIKAAGPLVTYPADTGQPR, encoded by the coding sequence ATGCTCGACGCTATCGACCGGGGCCTGATCCATGCCCTGCACATCGACGGCCGCGCCCCGTACGCCAGGATCGCTGCCGCCCTCGGCGTGTCCACGCAGACCGTGGCCCGACGCTACCGGAAACTGCGCGGCACCATCGCGCTGCGCGTGGTCGGCCTGCCCGACCCGCACCGCGCCGGACAGGCCCAGTGGCTGGTCCGGATCACGGCGGTCCCGCACCAGGCACAGAACGTTGCCGACGCGCTGGCCAGACGCAACGACACCTCCTGGGTGAAACTCGCCTCCGGCGGCACGGAGATCGTCGCGATCATCCACACCCCCACCGGGGCCACCGCGAGCAGCCACTCGCTGCTGCTGCGGGACATACCGCGTACGGCCAGCGTCACCTCCGTCTCCGCGCACTACGTCCTGCACACCTACTTCGGCGGCCCCACGGCCTGGCGCGGACGCACCGGGGCGCTGGACGAGAAGCAGCAGGAACTGCTGCGCCCGGCGGCGCCGACGCCCGAGGGCGACGCCGCGATCACCGACGCCGACGGTCCGCTGCTGGCCACGCTCCAGCACGACGGCCGCGCCGGCAACGCCGAGCTGGCCGCCGCCACCGGCTGGACCCCGGCGGCCGTCGCCCGCCGGCTGGCCGAACTGCGGGCCAGCGGCGCACTGTTCTTCGACGTCGAGCTGGACGTCGCGGTCTTCGGAGCGGGCACCCAGGCCCTGCTCTGGATGGCCGTCGCCCCGGCCCAGTTGGAGCGGATCGCGACCACCCTGGCCGGCCACGAGGAACTCGCCTTCGTCGGCGCCACCACCGGCCCCACCAACCTGGTCGCCCAGGCCCTCTGCCCCGACCCGGCCTCACTCCACCGCTACCTCACCCACCGCCTGGGCGCCCTCGACGCCATCCACACCCTGGAAACGGCGCCGGTACTACGCACCATCAAGGCCGCAGGCCCCCTCGTGACGTACCCGGCCGACACAGGCCAACCCCGATGA
- a CDS encoding class I SAM-dependent methyltransferase, which yields MTDTWDTIADSYAERLRKGSAMHEFARDILLEQLPDDLTGLRIVDLGCGEGIVARALALRGAGVRGVDLAPRMIAHAWIAEAERPTGAVYTVDDGCTLATIGNGTADCVTAGLSLNNVRDLKAALAAVSRVLLPGGRLVFTIPHPCFEAPGASWAPEAVDDDPPDTRRRRRTVGDYLTEGFWRSANPEGVRRAGNQHRTLSTYLSALLAQGFALEAIAEPAPPEPVRAEQPLREGLPPFLVVTGRRAG from the coding sequence ATGACTGACACTTGGGACACCATCGCCGACTCGTACGCGGAGCGCCTGCGGAAGGGCTCCGCGATGCACGAGTTCGCGCGCGACATCCTGCTGGAGCAGTTGCCGGACGACCTGACCGGGCTCCGGATCGTGGACCTGGGGTGCGGCGAGGGGATCGTGGCCCGCGCGCTCGCGCTCAGGGGAGCGGGCGTGCGCGGCGTGGACCTCGCCCCGCGCATGATCGCGCACGCCTGGATCGCCGAGGCCGAGCGCCCGACCGGCGCCGTCTACACGGTCGACGACGGCTGCACCCTCGCCACCATCGGCAACGGCACGGCGGACTGCGTCACCGCCGGGCTCTCCCTCAACAACGTCCGTGACCTCAAGGCGGCTCTCGCCGCCGTCTCGCGGGTGCTGCTCCCCGGCGGGCGGCTGGTGTTCACCATCCCGCACCCCTGCTTCGAGGCCCCGGGCGCGAGTTGGGCCCCCGAGGCGGTCGACGACGACCCCCCGGACACCCGCCGCCGTCGCCGCACCGTCGGCGACTACCTGACCGAGGGCTTCTGGCGCTCCGCCAACCCCGAGGGCGTCCGCCGTGCCGGCAACCAGCACCGCACCCTCTCCACCTACCTCAGCGCCCTCCTGGCCCAGGGCTTCGCCCTGGAGGCCATCGCCGAACCCGCCCCACCCGAACCGGTCCGCGCCGAACAGCCCCTCCGGGAGGGGCTCCCGCCGTTCCTGGTGGTGACGGGTCGGCGGGCGGGGTGA
- a CDS encoding EI24 domain-containing protein, with protein MRDLGKGLGHLLKGQRWVVRHGRWWGFGLLPGLVALVLYIAALVALATYAGDIATWATPFADSWSTDWRSAVRTLLAVLLVCGSLLLAVVTFTAVTLLIGQPFYESLSERVEEIEGGAPDAPSQSLWQQLGFAAREGVASVLLTAGIGLLLLVLGFVPAVGQTLVPAAAFCVSGFFLTEQLAAVALQRRGLSFRQRIRKLRSRLALTLGFGVPLVLLFLIPFVAVVAMPGAVAGATLLARELEPALPPAAD; from the coding sequence ATGCGTGATCTCGGAAAGGGCCTCGGACACCTCCTCAAGGGCCAGCGGTGGGTGGTGCGGCACGGACGCTGGTGGGGGTTCGGGCTGCTGCCCGGGCTGGTGGCGCTGGTCCTCTACATCGCCGCTCTGGTCGCACTCGCGACCTACGCGGGCGATATCGCCACCTGGGCCACCCCGTTCGCCGACAGCTGGTCCACCGACTGGCGTTCGGCGGTCCGCACGCTGCTCGCCGTGCTGCTGGTCTGCGGCAGCCTGCTGCTCGCGGTCGTCACCTTCACCGCCGTCACCCTGCTGATCGGCCAGCCGTTCTACGAGTCGCTGTCCGAGCGGGTGGAGGAGATCGAGGGCGGCGCCCCGGATGCGCCGAGCCAGTCGCTCTGGCAGCAACTCGGGTTCGCCGCCCGGGAGGGCGTGGCCTCGGTGCTGCTCACCGCCGGCATCGGTCTGCTCCTGCTGGTGCTCGGCTTCGTCCCCGCGGTCGGGCAGACGCTGGTCCCCGCTGCCGCGTTCTGCGTCTCCGGCTTCTTCCTGACCGAGCAGCTTGCCGCAGTCGCCCTGCAGCGCCGGGGCCTGAGCTTCCGTCAGCGGATACGCAAGCTGCGGAGTCGGCTCGCCCTCACCCTCGGCTTCGGCGTCCCGCTGGTGCTGCTGTTCCTCATCCCCTTCGTCGCCGTGGTCGCCATGCCCGGCGCGGTGGCCGGAGCGACCCTGCTGGCCCGGGAGTTGGAGCCGGCCCTGCCGCCCGCAGCCGACTAA